The genomic region ACGAACCGCGAGTTCCTCGACGCGGCGTGGAGCGCCGCCACGGCCGGAGCCGAGACCCCCGTGGACACCTCTGCGGTGCTCGGGACGGGGCTGTCCTCGGGCGACTTCGTCGCGCTGCCCGTGCTGCGCGAGGTCGCCCGAGAGCGCGGCGGCGCGTGGTGGACCCTCAGCGCCTTCGACTCCGGAGCGGCGGATGCCGCCGCCGAGGGTCTCATCGACGTCGACACCGCCCTCGAGCACGCGGCCATGACCCGCGTCGCAGCCGCACCCGTCCCGTCGTTCCACGGCAGCGTCGACGGCGCGATCGACCACGTCGGGGCGCTGCTGGCGGACGGCTGGCGCGTCGCCGTCGTCGCCGGAGGAACGGGCCTGGTCGAGCGCGCGGCCGACGTTCTGGCCGATCGCGGCATCGGCGCACGGCGCGTGGAGGATCTCGACGGCGTCCCCGAGCCCGGCGTCGTGCATCTGGCCGTCGCCGCGCTCGAGAGCGGATTCGAGTCCGCCGAGACGAAGTTCGCCGTGCTGACGGAATCGGAGTTCTACGGGCGTACGATCGGCGGCGACCAGCGGGTCGTCAAGAAACTCGCGTCGCGCCGCCGCAACGTCGTCGACCCGCTGCAGCTCAAGCCCGGCGACTTCGTGGTGCACGCGACGCACGGCATCGGCAAGTTCGTCGAGCTCATCCAGCGCGAGGTGTCCTCGGGAGGCCGCAACGCCGTCAAGACCCAGCGCGAGTACCTCGTGCTGGAGTACGCCCCGGCCAAGCGCGGATACCCGGGCGACAAGCTCTTCGTCCCGACCGACCAGCTCGACCAGCTCTCACGCTACGTCGGCGGCGAGGCCCCCGCTCTGTCCAAGATGGGCGGCAGCGACTGGTCGCAGGCCAAGAGCAAGGCGCGCAAGGCGGTGCGCGATATCGCCGTGGAGCTGGTGAAGCTGTACTCGGCGCGCGTGGCGGCCAAGGGGCACGCCTTCGGCCCCGACACGCCCTGGCAGCGCGAGCTCGAAGAGGCCTTCCCGTTCGCCGAGACGCCCGACCAGCTTCAGACGATCGACGAGATCAAGGCCGACATGGAGAAGTCGATCCCCATGGACCGGCTGCTGTCCGGCGATGTCGGCTTCGGCAAGACCGAGGTCGCGGTGCGGGCGGCGTTCAAGGCGATCCAGGACGGCAAGCAGGTCGCGATGCTCGTGCCGACCACCCTGCTGGTCAAGCAGCACCTCGAGACCTTCACCGAGCGCTTCGCGGGATTCCCGGTCAAGGTCAAGGCGCTGTCGCGGTTCCAGACCGACAAGCAGGCCCGGGACACGATCGCGGGGCTGACGGACGGCACCGTCGACATGGTGATCGGCACGCACCGCATCCTCACCGAGAAGGTGGTCTTCAAGGACCTCGGCCTCATGATCATCGACGAGGAGCAGCGCTTCGGCGTCGAGCACAAGGACGCGCTGAAGAAGCTCAAGACGAACGTCGACATCCTCGCCATGAGCGCCACGCCCATCCCGCGCACGCTCGAGATGGCGGTCACCGGCATCCGCGAGATGTCCACGCTGCAGACCCCGCCCGAGGACCGGCATCCGATCCTGTCCTACGTCGGCGCCCGCAACGACAAACAGATCGCCGCGGCGATCCGTCGCGAACTGCTGCGCGAGGGACAGGTCTTCTACGTCCACAACCGCGTGCAGTCGATCCAGCGGGTCGCCGCGCACCTGGCCGAGCTGGTGCCCGAGGCGCGCATCGCGGTCGCCCACGGTCAGATGGGCGAGCACCAGCTCGAGCAGGTCGTCGACGACTTCTGGGAGCGCAAGGCCGACGTGCTCGTCTCGACGACGATCGTCGAGACCGGGCTCGACATCTCCAACGCGAACACCATCATCATCGACCGCGCCGACAAGTACGGGCTCAGTCAGCTGCACCAGCTGCGGGGGCGCGTGGGGCGTGCGCGCGAGCGCGCGTACGCGTACTTCCTCTACGACGAGACGAAGCCGCTGAGCGAGACCGCCGCCGACCGGCTCGAGACCATCGCGGTCAACAACGACCTCGGCAGCGGCATGCAGGTGGCGCTGAAGGACCTCGAGATCCGCGGAGCCGGCAACCTGCTGGGCGCCGAACAGGCCGGCCACATCGCGGGGGTCGGATTCGACCTGTACCTGCGCATGATCGGCGAGGCGGTCGCGACCTTCCGCGGCGAGGAGACCGAGGGCCCGGCCGAGCTGCGGCTGGAGCTGCCCGTCGAGGCGCGCATCCCCGAGTCGTACATCGACAGTGAGCGGCTGCGCCTGGAGGCCTACCAGAAGCTGTCGGCAGCCGCGGCGGCCACCGCCAAGGACGACGCCATCGACCTCGTCGTCGAGGAGCTGGCCGACCGCTACGGGGAGCTCCCCGAGGAGGGCGCCGGGCTCATCGCGATGGCGCGCCTGCGGCGCCGTGCCGCGCAGGCCGGTCTGTCGGACGTCGTCGCGATGGGACCCAATCTGCGCATCGCGCCGGCGCACCTGCCGGACTCCATGCGCGTGCGGCTGCAGCGGCTGTACCCGAAGGCGAAGCTGCTCGCCGGCGGCGACGCCCTCGTCGTGCCGCTGCCGACCGCGGCGGGGGAGCGCGTGGCCGACGCCGACCTCATCGCATGGGTCGGGCAGCTGCTCGACCAGCTGTGGCCGAAGAAGGAGCCGGCGGCGGCGAGCGGCAGCGCGGGCTGACCCGGACTCAGAACGGCGTCGGGTCCACCTCCGCGGAATGACCGGTGGGGCTCGTCCAGGCCAGCGACCGCTCGTCGCGTTCGAGTTCCCACGCCGACTCGTGCTTGAGCCGGTGATGCGGCCGGCACAGGGGGGCGAGATTGTCCTCCGCCGTCGCGCCGCCGTACTGCCAGTCGAGCACGTGATCGAGGTCGCAGTCGGCGGCGGCCCGCGGGCACCCCGGGAAGACGCACAGCGGATGCTTCACCCCCAGCCACCGCTTGAGGTCCACGGGTACGCGGTATGTGCGCCGGTCGACGTCCAGCACGGTTCCCGTGTGCGGATGGGTCAGCACGCGCACCCACGATGTCGCGGACCCCGCGAGCCTGCGAGCCGTGTCGAGATCGATCGGCCCGTAGCCGTCCAGCGTGGCGGGCTCGTCGCTCGCGCCGAGGAGGGTGAGCGCCGGGACGGTCACCGCGACGGTGGCGCTCGCCGCCGTGCCGATTGCGGTGCCGTCGGTCGCGGTGCCGATCGCGGTGCCGCCGGTCGCGCTGCCGGTCGCGGTGCCGCCGTTCGAGGCGCTGCCGGTCTCTGCGCCGCCGGTCGAGGGCGCGAGGTCCGTCAGCACATCCGCCCGCAGCTGCGCGAGGGTGCGCCGCTCGTCGGGCGCTCGCCGCAGCTCTCGCGCGGCGCCGTCGATGCGGCGCTTGAGCGCATGCGCGTCGGCTGCGGGCAGCGGCGCCGTCAGCGTGCATATGCCGTCGAGCTCGGGGGTGAGCCACACCCCACGGTCGGCGGCCGCGCGACGATGGCGCGTCTCGATCGGCTCGGGGTGGGCGCGCTCCCGGGCCCGCCGCGCGACGGTGCGGAACCGGCCCGGCGCGAGCCGGGTCGCGGCGGACAGCACGCGATCCTCGAAGGACGCCCATGCCTCGGGGGCGTCATGGGGGAGCGTCGCGGCGAGCTGAGCGATCGCCGTGGCATTGGCCTCGGGCATCGATCCTCCCAGGAAGCCCGCCCACACCGCCGGGGTGCGCTCGCGCAGCGTGGCCGCGTGAGCCGCGCGGGCCTGCACCGTGGTCTCGGACAGCTGCAGGCGAACGGCGATGTCGGCGGCGGCGGCGCGCACGGCGAGATCACTCCGGTCGCGCCGGACCGCCGCGCTCGTGCGCCCGCGCACGTCGCGCCACTCGGGGGCGACCGTCGGATCAGGTCCCACCCACATGTCGGGATCGGTGCGCGCCGTCGTGAGCACCTCGTCGATCACGTGCCACTGGTCCGCCGCGGCCACCCGCGCGCGGAACGCGGCGGCCTCGAGCTCGCGCATGGCGGCGCCGTGGTTCGACTCGGGCGTGAACGTCGGCGGCGAGGGATCGGCCTCGGAGACCATGGGATCCCAGGCGACATCCCACGGTTCGTCGGGCCAGGGTTCTTCGGGCCACCGCTCCTCGGGCCACCGCTCCTCGGGCCACCGCTCCTCGGGCCCGGGTTCGCCGGTCCACGCGGGATCGGGCGGCGTCGGAGGCCCTGAGGTCTCGTCGGGTGCCGTGCGTGACGCGGTTGGAGGGGATGTCGGGGGCGGAACGTTCTCGGCCGGCTCGCCATGCGCTGATTCGTTCATTTGTTCGAGAGTACGGTCGGCCCCCGACATCGGCTCGGCATCGAGGGCGACGGCGCTCATACGCTGCGACGCACCGCCGGCGAGGGGTCGCGGCGGAGCCCGGTGCGCCCTCGCGGTGCCGGGAGTAGCGTCGGCGTCATGGACGCCTGGACCGTCGACCGCGGCTCCCGCACCCTCGTGCGTCGCACCGTGCCCCAGCCCGAACCCGGCCCGCGGCAGCTGCTCGTCCGCGTCCGCGCGTGCGGCGTGTGCCGCACCGACCTCCACGTCGTCGACGAGGACATCCCGCCCCACCGCGACCGCGTCGTCCCCGGGCATCAGGTCGTCGGCGAGGTGTCGGCGACCGGGGACGAGGCGACCGGCTTCGCCGTCGGCGACCTCGTCGGCATCGCGTGGCTCGCCTCGACGTGCGGTCAATGCCGGCACTGCCGATCGGGTCGCGAGAACCTGTGCGAGCGGGCCCGGTTCACCGGATGGGACGTCGACGGCGGCTATGCCGAGCACGCCCTCGTCGACGCCGCCTACGCCTACGCCCTGCCGCACGACGCCGACCCGCTGAGCATCGCGCCCCTGCTGTGCGCCGGCATCATCGGGTACCGGGCGCTGTCGCGCGCGAACCTGCCCCCCGGGGGCACCCTCGGCATCTACGGGTTCGGTTCGAGCGCCCACATCGCCGCCCAGCTGGCGATGGCCTCGGGCGCGCGCGTGTTCGCCATGACGCGCGGCGAGCGCAATCGGCAGCTCGCGCGCGAGCTGGGCGTCGCGTTCGCGGGAGGTTCGGATGCCGTGCCTCCCGAGCCCCTGGACAGCGCGATCGTCTTCGCGCCGGTCGGCGGCCTCATGACCACGGCGCTGGCCGCGACCGAGCGCGGAGGGACCGTCGTCAGCGCCGGCATCCACATGTCCGCCATCCCGGAGTTCAGCTACGACGACCTGCTCTTCGGCGAACGGGATCTGCGCAGCGTCACGGCGAACACACGCGCCGACGGCGACGAGTTCCTGCGGCTCGCACACCGTCTGCGGCTGCGGCCGTCGGTGACGACGTACGGGTTCGAGGACGTCGCTCTCGCCCTCGACGATCTGCGGGCCGACCGGTCGCGCGGCAGCCTGGTCATCGCGATGGAGTGAATCCCGGCTCTCCACGGATCGGCGCGCGCCCTCCCGGCCGCGGCGGCCGGAGGGCTAGCGTATGGGGCATGCGCTTCGAGCACCTGGGGGCCGGGCCCCGCATCCACGAGTCGGCCGTCATCGCGCCCACGGCGGTGATCAGCGGCGACGTCACGATCGGACCGGATTCCCAGGTCCTGCACGGCGCCGTCATCACCAGCGAGGGCGGTCCGATCACGCTGGGCGCGAGCGTCATCGTGATGGAGAACGCGCTCATCCGCGCGAGCTCCACCAATCCGGTGCACATCGGCGATCACACGCTCGTCGGCCCGATGGCGAGCGTGTCGGGCGCCGTGATCGGCGACGAGGTGTTCCTGGCGACCGGGACGCGCGTGTTCAACGGCGCGCACATCGACTCCCGGTGCGAAGTGCGCATCAACGCCGTCGTGCACCTGCGTACGCACCTGCCCGAGGCCACCGTCGTGCCGATCGGCTGGGTCGCCGTCGGCGACCCCGTCCGCATCCTGCCGCCGGAGCGCCACGACGAGATCTGGGAGGCGCAGAAGGAGCTCGACTTCCCCGGCTACGTCTTCGGGCTGGACCGCGACACCCCCGACCTGATGGTGCAGCTGACCGAGCGGTACGGCAGCAGCCTCGCGCGCCACGCCGACGACAGCCGCCTCGACTGACGAGGTCGGGGGCGGCCCCCGCCGTCGGCGAGAATGGAGGGGATGAGTACCGCTCCCACCCCCGTCGGCGTCCGCCACAGCCTGCTCGACGACATGACGGGTCTCGCGTCCGGCGTGCTCGTCGCCTCGCTGGGGCTGTACCTGCTCAGCAGCGGGGGCGTGGTCACCGGCGGTACGGCGGGCCTGGCGCTGCTGCTGAGCTATGGGGTGCCGATCCCGTTCGGCGTCCTGTTCGTCGCCGTCAACATCCCGTTCTTCGCGCTGGGCGTCGCCAAGCGCGGCTGGGCCTTCATCCTGCGCAGTCTCGCGTGCGTCGTGGCGGTGTCGCTGCTGGGCCCGCTGCACCACGCGGTGCTGGGCGAACGCACGCTCGACCCGCTCTACGCCGCACTGGTGGGCAACGTCCTCGCCGGCGTCGGCCTGCTCATCCTCTTCCGCCACTCGGCGAGTCTCGGCGGATTCAACATCGTCGCCCTCATCGCGCAGGAGCGCCTGGGCTGGCGCGCCGGCTACGTGCAGATGGTGCTCGACGGCGCCGTGGTGCTGCTCTCGCTCGTGGTCGTCGACCCGCTGCTCGTGCTCATGTCCGCGGCCGGGGCGGTCGCGCTCAACGGCATCATCGCGCTGAACCACCGCCCCGGCCGCTACATGGGGTATTGACGACGATCAGCCGGTGTTCTGCAGGCCCGCGGCCACGCCGCTGACCGACAGCAGCAGAAGCCGCTGCTGGTCCGGTTCGGCGTCGCGGCCCTCGAGCGCGGCGTCCCGCAGCGCGCGCAGCGCCCGCAGCTGAAGCAGCGACAGGGCGTCGACGTAGGGGCTGCGCATCTTGACGGCGCGCTGGAGCACGGGACGATTGCCCAGCAGCTCGGTGCCGCCGGTGAGGCGGATGACCCAGCTGCGGGTGACCTCCATTTCCTCCATCACCAGGTCTGCCAGGTCGGACCGATCGCCGAGGTCCAAGTAGCGGCGCGCGATGCGCGCATCGGCCTTGGCGAGGCTCATCGCGACGTTGTCGATCATCGTGCGGAACAGCGGCCACTGGTCGTACGCGTCCTGCAGCAGGTCGGCGTCGCCGACGGCCTCGAGCGCCGTGCCGAGGCCGAACCAGCCGGCGAGGTTGATGCGCGCCTGCGTCCACGCGAACACCCAGGGGATCGCGCGCAGGTCCTCGAGCGACTCCACCGAGAGTCCGCGGCGCGCCGGGCGCGAGCCGAGCGCGAGCAGGCCGATCTCCTCCATGGGGGTGACCTGGGCGAACCACGGCGCGAACCCGGGTGCCTTCACGAGCGCATAGAAGCGCTCGCGCGACGCCGCGTCCATGGTCTCGGCGACCGCGGCGAAGCGCTCCGCGGCGCGCGAGTTGCGCTCCTCGATGGACGGCGCCGAGGCCAGGAGCACGGCGGCGGCGACCTGGTCGATGTGCCGCATCGCGATGGACGAATCGCCGTAGCGGGCGAAGATGACCTCGCCCTGCTCGGTGAGCTTGAAGCGCCCGTCCACGGAGTGCGGGGGCTGGGCGAGGATCGCCGAGTTGGCGGGGCCGCCGCCGCGGCCGAGCGCGCCGCCGCGGCCGTGGAACAGCGTCAGCTCGATCCCGGACTCGCGGGCCCACTGCGCGATCTGCTCCTGCGCGGTGTACAGCGCGAGGTTCGCCGCGACGGGTCCGACGTCCTTGGACGAGTCCGAGTAGCCGAGCATCACCTCGAGGCGGCGCCCGGTGGCGGCCAGGCGCGCGGAGAACTCCGGGTGCTCGACGATCTCCGCGAGGATGCCGGGGGCCGCCTGCAGGTCGGCGAAGGTCTCGAACAGCGGGATGACATCGAGCACCGGTGCCGCGCCTTCGGGTCCCGCGGCGTACGCGGCGAGACGGTGGACGTTTGCCAGGTCCTGCGCCGACTGCGTGAACGACACGATGTAGCGGCCGGCGGCGCTCGGGCCGTAGCGGTCCTGCAGGTACGCGATCGAGCGGAAGACGTCGAGGACCTCTTCGGTCAGCTCGCTGCGCTCGCCGCCGGCGTCGAGCTCGGCCAGGACCTTGGCGTGGACGGCGGAGTGCTGACGCACCTCGAGCTCGGCGAGGTGGAACCCGAACGTCTCGACCTGCCACAGCATCTGCTGCAGGTGCCCGTAGGCCTGGCGGGGCGCGCCCGCGCTCACGAGCGAGTCCTGCACCACCTTCAGATCGGCCAGCAGCTGGCTCGGGGTGCGGTAGGCGCGGTCGGCGTCGCGCACTCGCGTCGCCTCGATCCGCCGTGCGATCAGGAGCATGATGCGTCGGTGCGGCTCGTCCGGTGAGCGCTTGGCGATCTCGTCGGCGGCCTCCTCGTCGGCGGCGCGCAGCGCGTGCCACAGCGAGACGAGGGCGTCCGAGGGGGGTGTGGTGGCGGCATCCAGCGTCAGGGTGCGGCCGATGCGGTTGGCGGTGCGCTCGAGTCCGAGCAGCACGTGCTCGCTGGCGATCTTCGCCGCCTTGCGGGTGATCGACGCGGTCACGAACGGATTGCCGTCGCGGTCGCCGCCCACCCACGAGCCGACGCGGACGAACGGGCGGACCACGGGTGCGCGGCTGCCGGCTGCCGGACCCTGCAGCGCGTCGTCGATGCGCCGGTAGACGTGCGGGACCGCGGTGTACAGCGTCTCGTCGAAGACCGCCATGACCGAGCGCACCTCGTCCACGGGCGAGGGCTTCTCGGCGCGCAGCGGGGCGGTGCGCCACATCGTGTCGATCTCCTCGACCATGCGCCGCTCGGCGCGTCGCTGATCGGCGCCGTTGCGCAGCGATGCGTCGTGCTCGTCCAGCAGCGTGGAGAGGCGGCGGATGCTGGAGGACACCGCACGGCGGCGGGCCTCGGTGGGGTGGGCGGTGAAGACGGGGTGGAAGCGCAGCGCCTGCAGGCGCGACAGCGCGGTGTCGTCGCCGACCTCGGACGCCAGGCGCACGAACGCGGCGGCGACCGAGTCGGTCACCGACTCCTTCTCGGGCCGGCCGTCGCGCTCGCGCAGCACCCGCACGCGCTGGTGCTCCTCGGCGAGGTTGACCAGGTGGAAGTAGGCGGTGAAGGCGCGGGCGACCTCGTCGGCGCGGTGGACGCTGAACGCATCGGCGATCGCCGTGGCGCGCTCGAACGCGGCCGGGGTCTCGTCGGTGTACGCCTGGATCGTCGCGACCCGCAGGCGCTCGACGTCCTCATACAGTCCGGGCGAGCCGCTCTCGCGCAGGACCCGGCCCAGGAGCGAGCCGAGCAGGCGCACGTCGGCGCGCATCTGCTCGGGGATCTCCTGTCCGGCCTCGAATCGTCCCACGAGATCGATGGCTTCGGTTCGGGTGAGCTCACGCATGCGCTCAACCGTAGCGTCCAGGTGTTTCACTCTCGTGTCGCTCCGTCACGGAACGAAGCACGACCGGCCCGCCGGTAGAATGGGCGCTTTGGTGTGCCGGGAAGACTGGTCGGCGGCGGTTCTCCCACCGTCCGACGACCCTGGAAGGACTCCATGTCTCTGCTGCGCTCGGCCCGGTTCCCCGCGATGGTCCTGCTCGGGGCGGCGATCCTCGGGCTCATCGTGGCGAACTCGGCGCTGGGACACGCCGCGAGCGAGATCAAGCACACCTACATCGGCATCCCCGGCGTGTTCGAGATGTCGGTCGGACACTGGATCCAGGACGGCCTGCTGGCGCTGTTCTTCTTCGTCGTCGCCGTCGAGCTGCAGTTCGAGCTCACCAACGGCGAGCTGAACTCGGCGAAGAAGGCCCTGCAGCCGGCGATCGCCGCCGCCGGCGGCGTCCTCGTGCCGATCCTCATCTACCTCGCCTTCGCGTGGGGCACGGAGTCGGCGGCCGGCTGGCCGATCCCCACCGCGACCGACATCGCGTTCGCGCTCGGCGTCCTCGCGGTGTTCGGCCGCGGGCTCCCGTCGGCGCTGCGGGTGTTCCTGCTCGCGCTGGCGATCCTCGACGACATCGTCGGCATCGTGTTCATCGCGGTGCTGTTCACCGCCGACGTCAACTACGCCATGCTCGGCGGCGCGGCCCTGCTCGTGGTCGTCTTCGGGTTCCTCAGCCGGCGCCTGAGCGCACGCAATCAGGGCCTGATCACGGGCGCCCTCATCGTCGTCGGCGTGGCGGTGTGGGTGCTCGTCTACGAGTCGGGCGTGCACGCGACGATCGCCGGCGTCGCGCTCGGGCTGGCGATGAGCCAGCGCCCGGCGCTGCACGTGCGTCACACGATGGAGCCGTGGATCAACGCCATCGTGCTGCCCCTCTTCGCCTTCTCCGCCGCGCTCGTGGCGATCCCCCAGGTGTCGCCGAGCGATCTGTCCCCGGCGTTCTGGGGCGTGCTGGTGGCCCTGCCGATCGGCAAGACCATCGGCATCGCGCTGTCGGGCTGGTTCGCGCTGCGCATCGGGCGCCCCAAGGACGCGTCGCCCCCGCTGGTCTTCTCGGACCTGCTGGCCGCCGGCGCACTCGGCGGCATCGGGTTCACCGTCTCGCTGCTGCTGAGCGAGCTGGCCTTCGCCGACGCCGCCGAATTGCGCGACGAAGCCACCCTGGGCGTGCTCGCCGGCTCGGTCATCTCGGTCGTGGCGGCCGCGACGCTCGTATCCTTGCGGGCATGGCGATACCGCAGAATCGAAGCGCTGACGACCTGACGGATCCGCTCCGCGAGGCCGCGGACGTCATGCGCGCCGTGCGCGAGACGTGCGTGTGGACGCAGCAGATCGACCACCGGGCTCTCGTGCCGTACCTCGAGGAGGAGGCCGCCGAGCTCATCGACGCCGTCGAGGCGGGCTCGCGCGACGAGCTGCGCGAAGAGCTCGGCGACGTCCTGTGGCAGGTGCTCTTCCACGCCGAGATCGCCTCGCGCGATCCCGAAGCCCCGTTCGACATCGACGACGTCGCCCGGGGTCTGACCGAGAAGATGGTGCGCCGGCATCCGCACGTGTTCGCCGGAGAGGTCGCGACGACGCCCGAAGAGGTGCTCATCCACTGGAACGCCGCCAAGGCCGCGGAGAAGCGCTCGCGCACGAGCGTGCTGGACGGCGTGAGCGAGCGGATGCCGACCCTCGCGCTCGCGCAGAAGCTCGTCGGGAAGGCGCGATCGGTGACCCCGGACCTCGTCCCCGATCCGGAGCCCGGCGGGCGGGACGATGCGCGGGTCGCGTCGGAGCGAGAGCTCGGCGACGCGCTCCTGGGCCTGGTCGCCGCGGCCCGCGCGAGCGGGTGGGATGCCGAGCGCGCGCTGCGCGAGCGATTGCGGGTGCTGCAGGACGAGATCCGGTCCGCGGAAGCCGGCCGGACGGCGTCCTCGGCGTCGCCGGCGGAACAGCCCGCGGAGGCGGATCTGGAAGACTAGTGCGGTGCCCACCGTGAATCCGCCGCGCGGCATGCGCGACTTCCTCCCCGCCGACAAGGCCCGCCGCGAGCGCGTGCTCGCCGTCATCCGCGAGCGCTACCTCGCGCACGGGTTCGACGAGATCGAGACGCCGGTCATGGAGGAGTACGGGCGCCTGCACGCCGGCATCGGCGGCGACAACGAGAAGCTCGCCTACAACCTGCTCAAGCGCGGGCTCGACGCCGACGCCATCCGTGCCGCCGCCGACGACCCCGCGGCGCTGACCGACCTGGGGCTGCGCTACGACCTCACCGTGCCGCTGGCGCGGTTCTACGCCACGAACCGAGCACAGCTGCCGACGGTCTTCCGGGCGATCCAGATCGCGCCGGTGTGGCGCGCGGAGCGCCCGCAGAAGGGCCGTTACCGCCAGTTCGTGCAGTGCGACATCGACATCATCGGCGACGCCTCG from Microbacter sp. GSS18 harbors:
- a CDS encoding YitT family protein, giving the protein MSTAPTPVGVRHSLLDDMTGLASGVLVASLGLYLLSSGGVVTGGTAGLALLLSYGVPIPFGVLFVAVNIPFFALGVAKRGWAFILRSLACVVAVSLLGPLHHAVLGERTLDPLYAALVGNVLAGVGLLILFRHSASLGGFNIVALIAQERLGWRAGYVQMVLDGAVVLLSLVVVDPLLVLMSAAGAVALNGIIALNHRPGRYMGY
- a CDS encoding zinc-dependent alcohol dehydrogenase family protein, with the protein product MDAWTVDRGSRTLVRRTVPQPEPGPRQLLVRVRACGVCRTDLHVVDEDIPPHRDRVVPGHQVVGEVSATGDEATGFAVGDLVGIAWLASTCGQCRHCRSGRENLCERARFTGWDVDGGYAEHALVDAAYAYALPHDADPLSIAPLLCAGIIGYRALSRANLPPGGTLGIYGFGSSAHIAAQLAMASGARVFAMTRGERNRQLARELGVAFAGGSDAVPPEPLDSAIVFAPVGGLMTTALAATERGGTVVSAGIHMSAIPEFSYDDLLFGERDLRSVTANTRADGDEFLRLAHRLRLRPSVTTYGFEDVALALDDLRADRSRGSLVIAME
- a CDS encoding phosphoenolpyruvate carboxylase — its product is MRELTRTEAIDLVGRFEAGQEIPEQMRADVRLLGSLLGRVLRESGSPGLYEDVERLRVATIQAYTDETPAAFERATAIADAFSVHRADEVARAFTAYFHLVNLAEEHQRVRVLRERDGRPEKESVTDSVAAAFVRLASEVGDDTALSRLQALRFHPVFTAHPTEARRRAVSSSIRRLSTLLDEHDASLRNGADQRRAERRMVEEIDTMWRTAPLRAEKPSPVDEVRSVMAVFDETLYTAVPHVYRRIDDALQGPAAGSRAPVVRPFVRVGSWVGGDRDGNPFVTASITRKAAKIASEHVLLGLERTANRIGRTLTLDAATTPPSDALVSLWHALRAADEEAADEIAKRSPDEPHRRIMLLIARRIEATRVRDADRAYRTPSQLLADLKVVQDSLVSAGAPRQAYGHLQQMLWQVETFGFHLAELEVRQHSAVHAKVLAELDAGGERSELTEEVLDVFRSIAYLQDRYGPSAAGRYIVSFTQSAQDLANVHRLAAYAAGPEGAAPVLDVIPLFETFADLQAAPGILAEIVEHPEFSARLAATGRRLEVMLGYSDSSKDVGPVAANLALYTAQEQIAQWARESGIELTLFHGRGGALGRGGGPANSAILAQPPHSVDGRFKLTEQGEVIFARYGDSSIAMRHIDQVAAAVLLASAPSIEERNSRAAERFAAVAETMDAASRERFYALVKAPGFAPWFAQVTPMEEIGLLALGSRPARRGLSVESLEDLRAIPWVFAWTQARINLAGWFGLGTALEAVGDADLLQDAYDQWPLFRTMIDNVAMSLAKADARIARRYLDLGDRSDLADLVMEEMEVTRSWVIRLTGGTELLGNRPVLQRAVKMRSPYVDALSLLQLRALRALRDAALEGRDAEPDQQRLLLLSVSGVAAGLQNTG
- the nhaA gene encoding Na+/H+ antiporter NhaA; this translates as MSLLRSARFPAMVLLGAAILGLIVANSALGHAASEIKHTYIGIPGVFEMSVGHWIQDGLLALFFFVVAVELQFELTNGELNSAKKALQPAIAAAGGVLVPILIYLAFAWGTESAAGWPIPTATDIAFALGVLAVFGRGLPSALRVFLLALAILDDIVGIVFIAVLFTADVNYAMLGGAALLVVVFGFLSRRLSARNQGLITGALIVVGVAVWVLVYESGVHATIAGVALGLAMSQRPALHVRHTMEPWINAIVLPLFAFSAALVAIPQVSPSDLSPAFWGVLVALPIGKTIGIALSGWFALRIGRPKDASPPLVFSDLLAAGALGGIGFTVSLLLSELAFADAAELRDEATLGVLAGSVISVVAAATLVSLRAWRYRRIEALTT
- the mfd gene encoding transcription-repair coupling factor translates to MTVPGIVRALEQAESFRDAVTAASTDADFSLVEGLDAPLLAALVEHRAGTDRPQAVLVVAPTGRRAESLGPALESVLPGARVLHFPAWETLPHERLSPSAETVGRRLEILHEIARWDGSSPLVVTASVRAAIQPIAPGLGETEPLHLRVGGRGTELSDVVVQLVELAYHRVDMVSRRGEFAVRGGILDVFPPTAAHPYRVEFFGDEVDQIRAFSVADQRSLPGDVDDVVLLAARELLLTDDVRERARRLRDRLPGLGAMLEKMGEGIPVEGMESLMPAVLDGLVTLVHAMPERSGVAVVDPERCVTRAITLGETNREFLDAAWSAATAGAETPVDTSAVLGTGLSSGDFVALPVLREVARERGGAWWTLSAFDSGAADAAAEGLIDVDTALEHAAMTRVAAAPVPSFHGSVDGAIDHVGALLADGWRVAVVAGGTGLVERAADVLADRGIGARRVEDLDGVPEPGVVHLAVAALESGFESAETKFAVLTESEFYGRTIGGDQRVVKKLASRRRNVVDPLQLKPGDFVVHATHGIGKFVELIQREVSSGGRNAVKTQREYLVLEYAPAKRGYPGDKLFVPTDQLDQLSRYVGGEAPALSKMGGSDWSQAKSKARKAVRDIAVELVKLYSARVAAKGHAFGPDTPWQRELEEAFPFAETPDQLQTIDEIKADMEKSIPMDRLLSGDVGFGKTEVAVRAAFKAIQDGKQVAMLVPTTLLVKQHLETFTERFAGFPVKVKALSRFQTDKQARDTIAGLTDGTVDMVIGTHRILTEKVVFKDLGLMIIDEEQRFGVEHKDALKKLKTNVDILAMSATPIPRTLEMAVTGIREMSTLQTPPEDRHPILSYVGARNDKQIAAAIRRELLREGQVFYVHNRVQSIQRVAAHLAELVPEARIAVAHGQMGEHQLEQVVDDFWERKADVLVSTTIVETGLDISNANTIIIDRADKYGLSQLHQLRGRVGRARERAYAYFLYDETKPLSETAADRLETIAVNNDLGSGMQVALKDLEIRGAGNLLGAEQAGHIAGVGFDLYLRMIGEAVATFRGEETEGPAELRLELPVEARIPESYIDSERLRLEAYQKLSAAAAATAKDDAIDLVVEELADRYGELPEEGAGLIAMARLRRRAAQAGLSDVVAMGPNLRIAPAHLPDSMRVRLQRLYPKAKLLAGGDALVVPLPTAAGERVADADLIAWVGQLLDQLWPKKEPAAASGSAG
- a CDS encoding gamma carbonic anhydrase family protein, giving the protein MRFEHLGAGPRIHESAVIAPTAVISGDVTIGPDSQVLHGAVITSEGGPITLGASVIVMENALIRASSTNPVHIGDHTLVGPMASVSGAVIGDEVFLATGTRVFNGAHIDSRCEVRINAVVHLRTHLPEATVVPIGWVAVGDPVRILPPERHDEIWEAQKELDFPGYVFGLDRDTPDLMVQLTERYGSSLARHADDSRLD
- a CDS encoding DUF222 domain-containing protein, giving the protein MVSEADPSPPTFTPESNHGAAMRELEAAAFRARVAAADQWHVIDEVLTTARTDPDMWVGPDPTVAPEWRDVRGRTSAAVRRDRSDLAVRAAAADIAVRLQLSETTVQARAAHAATLRERTPAVWAGFLGGSMPEANATAIAQLAATLPHDAPEAWASFEDRVLSAATRLAPGRFRTVARRARERAHPEPIETRHRRAAADRGVWLTPELDGICTLTAPLPAADAHALKRRIDGAARELRRAPDERRTLAQLRADVLTDLAPSTGGAETGSASNGGTATGSATGGTAIGTATDGTAIGTAASATVAVTVPALTLLGASDEPATLDGYGPIDLDTARRLAGSATSWVRVLTHPHTGTVLDVDRRTYRVPVDLKRWLGVKHPLCVFPGCPRAAADCDLDHVLDWQYGGATAEDNLAPLCRPHHRLKHESAWELERDERSLAWTSPTGHSAEVDPTPF